A single window of Luteibacter yeojuensis DNA harbors:
- a CDS encoding TCR/Tet family MFS transporter: MMESPSHTPVRRAAVIFIFVTVLIDILAFGIIIPVLPHLIEKMTGGTVSNAAWWVGIFGTVFAIVQFICSPIQGALSDRFGRRPVVLLSNLGLGLDFIFMAVAPSLWLLFVGRVVSGMTAASFTTANAYIADVTPPEKRAAAFGMLGGAFGIGFIIGPALGGFLGGIDLRLPFWVAAGLALTNFLYGFFILPESLPPEKRAARFEPHTAHPLGAMKLLRRNPQVFGLSVVMFTFYLAHYVLQTVFVLYADYRYGWGPQQVGYVLALVGACDGTVQAFLTGRLVARFGERRVMVAGLVFGAAAFATMGLASSGWAFLVGIPLMSLWGLAGPPIQSIMTRHVAPDEQGRLQGGVTSLGSFAGIFGPYLFAQIFAFWIDPARTFHVAGMPFLVAAALVAVGAVVAIRATRGEPEPAMAPENVS; encoded by the coding sequence ATCATGGAATCGCCTAGCCACACCCCCGTTCGCCGTGCCGCCGTGATCTTCATCTTCGTCACGGTGCTGATCGACATCCTCGCCTTCGGCATCATCATTCCGGTGCTGCCGCACCTGATCGAAAAGATGACCGGCGGCACCGTCTCGAACGCGGCATGGTGGGTGGGCATCTTCGGCACCGTCTTCGCGATCGTGCAGTTCATCTGCTCGCCCATCCAGGGAGCCCTGTCCGATCGCTTCGGACGGCGCCCCGTGGTGCTGCTTTCCAATCTCGGCCTCGGCCTGGATTTCATCTTCATGGCGGTCGCGCCGTCGCTGTGGCTGCTGTTCGTCGGCCGCGTCGTCTCCGGCATGACGGCGGCGAGTTTCACCACGGCGAACGCCTATATCGCGGACGTGACCCCGCCGGAGAAGCGCGCGGCCGCGTTCGGCATGCTCGGCGGCGCCTTCGGCATCGGCTTCATCATCGGCCCCGCCCTGGGTGGCTTCCTCGGCGGGATCGACCTGCGCCTGCCGTTCTGGGTCGCCGCGGGACTGGCACTGACCAACTTCCTCTATGGCTTCTTCATCCTGCCGGAGTCGCTTCCGCCGGAGAAACGCGCGGCGCGTTTCGAGCCGCACACTGCCCACCCGCTGGGCGCGATGAAGCTCCTGCGCCGGAACCCGCAGGTGTTCGGCCTTTCGGTGGTGATGTTCACGTTCTACCTGGCCCACTATGTCTTGCAGACGGTGTTCGTGCTCTATGCCGACTACCGCTACGGGTGGGGACCGCAACAGGTGGGCTACGTACTGGCGCTGGTGGGCGCCTGCGACGGCACGGTGCAGGCCTTCCTCACGGGCCGCCTCGTGGCCCGGTTCGGCGAACGGCGGGTCATGGTCGCGGGCCTGGTCTTCGGCGCCGCGGCGTTCGCCACGATGGGCCTCGCCTCCTCGGGCTGGGCATTCCTCGTCGGCATTCCGCTGATGTCGCTCTGGGGCCTGGCCGGTCCGCCGATCCAGTCGATCATGACCCGGCACGTGGCGCCCGACGAGCAAGGTCGCCTGCAAGGTGGCGTGACCAGCCTGGGCAGCTTCGCCGGCATCTTCGGACCCTACCTGTTCGCCCAGATCTTCGCGTTCTGGATCGACCCGGCCCGGACCTTCCATGTGGCGGGCATGCCGTTCCTCGTCGCTGCCGCCCTCGTGGCCGTCGGCGCCGTGGTGGCTATACGCGCAACCCGGGGTGAACCGGAGCCCGCCATGGCCCCTGAAAACGTGAGCTAA
- a CDS encoding AAA family ATPase, with amino-acid sequence MFDFRNLEVVHWDYWQRFSLPLDTNIVTVVGPNGSGKTTLLDALRTLLTIDCAGNRDYKSYLRHNGKPFAWLRARVGNVPGPSGERPFFPLMDREVTLACRIQKKGGEWTRQYAVLGGDVSIEDIEERGEFLGLREYRVRLEGAGLSQAIRRVLTLEQGATDKLCQLPPKALLELVFDVFGDKAVLDDYQRARSEQMEADREQHGLEHQLSLIGVSLQEAEARARSFQEWNALKTERVDLVSDILPRTELADLGAGIRGARPQLTGVKRRVAELERRDAELTRQLGEWDAAGESLRAEQHEADLARQQTQKSLDAARAELAQNDLLIKQETRLREMLTAQGGADHERLADVARDARALANQLQGEEGRLRQDLATLTSQLAAWRNGRRYTPDFEASFRRALDEAGIRHSMLSEIVEIVEPRWQPAVEAVLAGYRHVVLLDDPRDRERAWKLGEQHRYRHFVVADRAPAETATHGSLLEVVAFSAAAPDWLLRNLDRIRRVDDVAEGSKFGREQDWITPQGYFRERRGGRHLGVDDMYFGASARERQLRDGEAKLRDIEGRLRDIATERKEALARASDAEAVLRGASASSQLADRADEFAEAHEQQTRLREDVQRTADSHVAAEAHYEAVREKRLKTSNARDNAAREQRDVQRQLADAVRQHHQLRGEQVERLKAFRTKRTHVPLHYRSRSANTALRERYESPAAVRREIERVERRLEEGHWEQDPSVLALREKLLSDHEGLKHDLEKRRLHLERASRITHEARGAYIQVLRNTVRRYAKNLKVLAELAGIGVDVDLPELSNDDLALASAALHVRFEFDKKGWIGMDDGEASGGQQVMKSLLLLVALMRDEDRPGGFVFIDEPFAHLDIFNIDKVGAFLKSTRAQYILTTPATHNVNVFQPSDLTLVTSKRRPGATWAQPLAVLRRRTEVA; translated from the coding sequence GTGTTTGATTTCCGCAACCTCGAAGTCGTGCACTGGGATTACTGGCAGCGTTTCAGCCTGCCACTGGACACGAACATCGTCACGGTCGTCGGTCCGAACGGCTCGGGAAAGACCACGCTGCTGGATGCCCTGCGCACCCTTCTTACCATCGACTGCGCCGGCAATCGCGACTACAAGAGCTACCTGCGCCACAACGGCAAGCCCTTCGCATGGCTGCGCGCCCGGGTCGGCAACGTTCCGGGGCCAAGCGGCGAACGCCCCTTCTTTCCATTGATGGACCGCGAGGTCACCCTCGCCTGCCGCATCCAGAAGAAGGGCGGCGAGTGGACGCGCCAGTACGCCGTGCTCGGCGGCGACGTGAGCATCGAGGACATCGAGGAGAGGGGCGAATTCCTGGGCCTGCGCGAGTATCGCGTGCGGCTGGAAGGCGCCGGTCTTTCGCAGGCCATCCGCCGCGTGCTCACTCTCGAACAGGGCGCGACCGACAAACTGTGCCAGTTGCCGCCAAAAGCGCTGCTCGAACTCGTCTTCGACGTGTTCGGCGACAAGGCCGTGCTCGACGACTACCAGCGGGCGCGCAGCGAACAGATGGAGGCCGATCGCGAGCAGCATGGCCTCGAACACCAGCTGTCGCTCATCGGCGTGAGCCTGCAGGAAGCCGAGGCACGTGCGCGCTCCTTCCAGGAATGGAACGCGCTGAAGACCGAGCGTGTCGACCTGGTGTCGGACATCCTGCCACGCACGGAACTCGCCGATCTCGGCGCCGGCATCCGCGGGGCCCGTCCGCAGCTCACGGGAGTGAAGCGCCGCGTCGCGGAGCTCGAACGCCGCGACGCCGAACTCACCCGCCAGCTCGGGGAATGGGACGCCGCCGGCGAGTCGCTGCGCGCCGAACAGCACGAGGCCGACCTCGCGCGCCAGCAGACGCAGAAGAGCCTCGATGCCGCACGCGCGGAACTGGCGCAGAACGACTTGCTGATCAAGCAGGAGACCCGGCTGCGCGAGATGCTTACCGCGCAGGGCGGGGCCGACCATGAACGGCTGGCCGACGTGGCGCGGGACGCACGCGCCCTCGCGAACCAGTTGCAAGGGGAAGAAGGACGCCTCCGCCAGGACCTCGCCACCCTGACCAGCCAGCTTGCTGCCTGGCGCAACGGCCGGCGCTACACGCCGGATTTCGAGGCCTCGTTCCGCCGTGCGCTCGACGAGGCCGGCATCCGTCACAGCATGCTCAGCGAAATCGTGGAGATCGTCGAGCCGCGCTGGCAGCCGGCGGTGGAAGCGGTGCTCGCCGGTTACCGCCACGTGGTGCTGCTGGACGACCCGCGCGATCGCGAGAGGGCATGGAAACTTGGCGAGCAGCATCGCTACAGGCATTTCGTCGTCGCCGATCGCGCACCCGCGGAAACCGCGACGCACGGCTCACTGCTGGAAGTGGTGGCATTCTCGGCCGCCGCCCCCGACTGGCTGCTGCGCAACCTCGATCGCATCCGTCGCGTGGACGACGTGGCCGAGGGCTCGAAGTTCGGCCGCGAGCAGGACTGGATCACGCCGCAGGGCTATTTCCGCGAACGCCGTGGCGGCCGCCACCTTGGCGTGGACGACATGTACTTTGGCGCCTCGGCCCGCGAGCGCCAGCTCCGCGACGGCGAGGCGAAGCTGCGCGACATCGAGGGCCGCCTACGCGACATTGCCACCGAACGCAAGGAAGCCCTGGCCCGAGCCAGCGATGCCGAAGCCGTGCTGCGCGGCGCCAGCGCCAGCAGCCAGCTCGCGGACCGCGCCGACGAGTTCGCGGAGGCGCACGAACAGCAGACGCGATTGCGCGAGGACGTGCAGCGCACGGCCGACAGCCACGTGGCGGCGGAAGCCCATTACGAAGCCGTACGCGAGAAGCGCCTGAAAACCTCCAACGCGCGCGACAACGCGGCGCGCGAACAGCGCGACGTGCAGCGGCAGCTCGCGGACGCCGTGCGCCAGCATCACCAGTTGCGCGGCGAGCAGGTCGAACGGCTGAAGGCCTTCCGCACCAAGCGCACCCATGTGCCCCTGCACTACCGCAGCCGGAGCGCGAACACGGCATTGCGCGAACGCTACGAATCGCCCGCGGCGGTGCGTCGCGAGATCGAACGCGTGGAGCGCCGCCTCGAGGAAGGCCATTGGGAGCAGGACCCCAGCGTGCTCGCCCTGCGCGAGAAGCTGCTTTCGGATCACGAAGGCCTGAAACACGACCTGGAGAAGCGCCGCCTTCATCTCGAGCGCGCTTCGCGAATCACCCACGAAGCCCGCGGTGCCTACATCCAGGTGCTGCGCAACACCGTCCGCCGTTACGCGAAGAACCTGAAGGTACTCGCGGAACTGGCCGGCATCGGCGTCGACGTCGATCTTCCGGAACTCAGCAACGACGACCTCGCCCTCGCCTCTGCCGCGCTGCACGTGCGCTTCGAATTCGACAAGAAGGGTTGGATCGGCATGGACGACGGCGAAGCGTCCGGCGGTCAGCAGGTAATGAAATCGCTACTGCTGCTCGTGGCGCTGATGCGCGACGAGGACCGTCCAGGCGGCTTCGTCTTCATCGACGAACCGTTTGCCCACCTGGATATCTTCAACATCGACAAGGTAGGCGCGTTCCTGAAGTCCACGCGCGCCCAGTACATCCTCACCACGCCCGCCACGCACAACGTCAACGTGTTCCAGCCATCCGACCTCACGCTGGTGACCAGCAAGCGCCGGCCAGGGGCGACATGGGCCCAGCCGCTGGCCGTGCTGCGTCGCCGCACCGAGGTGGCGTGA
- a CDS encoding ABC transporter permease: protein MNLYAIRAIYRFEMARTFRTLMQSIASPVLSTSLYFVVFGAAIGSRMGAIDGVSYGAFIIPGLIMLSLLNESISNASFGIYMPKWAGTIYELLSAPVSYVEVVLGYVGAAATKSVILGLLILVTARLFVDYEILHPFWMVAFLLLTAVTFSLFGFIIGLWADDFQKLQVVPLMVITPLTFLGGSFYSISMLPPVWQKITLFNPVVYLVNGFRWSFYGKADVDVVVSVGATVGFLVICLGIVWWIFRTGWKLKS from the coding sequence ATGAACCTCTACGCGATCCGCGCCATCTACCGCTTCGAGATGGCGCGCACGTTTCGCACGCTGATGCAGAGCATCGCCTCGCCGGTGCTCTCCACGTCGCTATACTTCGTCGTCTTCGGTGCCGCCATCGGCTCGCGCATGGGGGCGATAGACGGCGTGAGCTACGGCGCCTTCATCATTCCCGGCCTCATCATGCTTTCGTTGCTCAACGAGAGCATTTCCAATGCGTCGTTCGGCATCTACATGCCGAAGTGGGCGGGCACGATCTACGAACTGCTCTCGGCGCCCGTGTCGTACGTGGAGGTGGTGCTGGGTTACGTGGGCGCGGCGGCGACGAAGTCGGTGATCCTCGGCTTGCTGATCCTGGTCACGGCACGGCTTTTCGTCGACTACGAGATCCTGCATCCCTTCTGGATGGTGGCCTTCCTGCTGCTCACCGCCGTCACCTTCAGCCTGTTCGGTTTCATCATCGGCCTGTGGGCCGACGACTTCCAGAAACTGCAGGTGGTGCCGCTGATGGTGATCACGCCGTTGACCTTCCTCGGCGGAAGCTTCTATTCCATTTCGATGCTTCCGCCGGTGTGGCAGAAGATCACGCTGTTCAATCCGGTGGTCTACCTGGTGAACGGTTTCCGCTGGAGTTTCTACGGCAAGGCGGACGTGGACGTCGTGGTCAGCGTGGGCGCCACGGTGGGCTTCCTGGTGATTTGTCTCGGCATCGTCTGGTGGATCTTCCGCACCGGGTGGAAGCTGAAGTCGTAG
- a CDS encoding diguanylate cyclase, with amino-acid sequence MRLDNQLWESKYHEAVERMTREEAQWRTAESLLRQLVGCLGRVAHGAHDRVDPHIERLSAALSGPMEPLALEPLVNGLAEAIQALGEQPIATYQERSISIGRPQRTEHGSSVQSSLSRLVDRIVVLPRLADRAHDLRHQVADAGDLVALAACGDRLADLINEQRIGLQREIDALQVVLRHVTGRLDEMSQYMSRELADQSTGESNGQALDASVAHEMRLLSEAALEIDDAHELRERVNHSLETIALCFRDFRDREGARLTAYRERAEKMRQRIEQLETERNTLQRSLEREHELAQTDTMIGMPNRLAYEKRIEAAFESWQATSRPLGIAAIDIDHFKSINDTYGHTAGDAVLRIIGQALLKHVRPCDFVARYGGEEFIVIFDGADEAESLQVCERLRGKIQHLAFHASRQPVRVTASIGLAQFQPGDTPQSVFDRADLALYTAKNGGRNRCVAG; translated from the coding sequence GTGCGTTTGGACAACCAGCTCTGGGAAAGCAAGTATCACGAAGCCGTGGAGCGGATGACCCGTGAAGAGGCGCAATGGCGCACCGCGGAATCGCTCCTTCGCCAGCTGGTAGGTTGCCTCGGCCGTGTCGCCCACGGCGCGCACGACCGCGTGGATCCCCATATCGAACGCCTCTCGGCCGCCCTGTCGGGGCCGATGGAGCCGCTTGCCCTGGAGCCGCTGGTAAACGGCCTGGCCGAAGCGATCCAGGCACTGGGCGAGCAGCCGATCGCCACCTACCAGGAGCGCTCGATCTCCATCGGCCGCCCGCAGCGGACGGAGCACGGCTCGTCCGTGCAGTCGTCGCTCAGCCGGCTGGTGGATCGCATCGTGGTCCTGCCGCGCCTGGCGGACCGTGCGCACGACCTGCGCCACCAGGTGGCGGATGCCGGCGACCTCGTCGCCCTCGCGGCCTGCGGCGACCGCCTGGCCGACCTGATCAACGAACAGCGCATCGGCCTGCAGCGCGAGATCGACGCCTTGCAGGTGGTGCTCCGCCACGTCACCGGCCGTCTCGACGAGATGAGCCAGTACATGTCGCGCGAGCTGGCCGACCAGTCCACCGGCGAGTCGAACGGACAGGCGCTGGACGCCTCGGTGGCGCACGAGATGCGCCTGCTCAGCGAGGCCGCGCTCGAGATCGACGACGCGCACGAACTGCGCGAGCGCGTGAACCACAGCCTGGAGACCATCGCGCTCTGCTTCCGCGATTTCCGCGACCGCGAGGGCGCGCGTCTCACCGCCTATCGCGAACGCGCCGAAAAGATGCGCCAGCGCATCGAACAGCTGGAAACCGAGCGCAACACCCTGCAGCGGTCGCTCGAACGCGAGCACGAACTCGCGCAGACCGACACGATGATCGGCATGCCCAACCGCCTCGCCTACGAGAAGCGCATCGAAGCGGCTTTCGAGAGTTGGCAGGCCACCTCCCGTCCGCTCGGCATCGCGGCGATCGACATCGACCACTTCAAGAGCATCAACGACACCTACGGCCACACGGCGGGCGACGCCGTCCTGCGCATCATCGGCCAGGCACTGCTGAAGCATGTGCGCCCGTGCGATTTCGTGGCGCGCTACGGGGGCGAGGAATTCATCGTGATCTTCGACGGCGCGGACGAAGCCGAGTCGTTGCAGGTGTGCGAGCGCCTGCGCGGCAAGATCCAGCACCTCGCCTTCCACGCGAGCCGGCAGCCGGTACGCGTCACGGCATCCATCGGCCTTGCCCAGTTCCAGCCGGGCGACACGCCGCAGTCGGTGTTCGATCGCGCCGACCTCGCCCTCTACACGGCCAAGAACGGCGGTCGCAACCGCTGCGTCGCAGGCTGA
- a CDS encoding DUF1993 domain-containing protein, with the protein MSISMYQTCVPVLVRALTNLSGVLAKGAAHAAEKNIAHEVMLHTRITPDMFPLARQVQIATDMAKGAAYRLAGKDVPKMEDNETTFDDLQKRIETVVGMLKQFKPQDIDGSEDRDIVLPLRSGEMHFRGQDYLLAFVLPNVFFHSTTAYAILRGAGVALGKMDYMGKP; encoded by the coding sequence ATGTCCATCTCCATGTACCAGACCTGCGTACCCGTCCTCGTCCGCGCGCTGACCAACCTGTCCGGCGTGCTGGCCAAGGGCGCGGCGCACGCCGCCGAGAAGAACATCGCCCACGAGGTGATGCTGCATACGCGCATTACCCCGGACATGTTCCCGCTGGCCCGCCAGGTGCAGATCGCGACGGATATGGCGAAGGGTGCCGCCTACCGTCTCGCCGGCAAGGACGTGCCGAAGATGGAAGACAACGAAACGACGTTCGACGATCTGCAGAAACGCATCGAGACCGTCGTCGGCATGCTCAAGCAGTTCAAGCCCCAAGACATCGACGGCAGCGAAGACCGCGATATCGTCCTGCCGCTGCGCTCGGGCGAAATGCACTTCCGCGGCCAGGATTATCTGCTCGCCTTCGTGCTGCCGAACGTGTTCTTCCACTCGACCACGGCCTACGCGATCCTGCGCGGCGCGGGCGTGGCGCTGGGCAAGATGGATTACATGGGCAAGCCGTGA
- the cysK gene encoding cysteine synthase A, producing the protein MIHDSILDTIGRTPVVRLHRIAPSHVTLYAKVESFNPGGSVKDRLAIAVILDAEQKGLLMPGDTVIEATSGNTGVALAMVCAAKGYKFVATMADSFSVERRKLMRAYGAKVILTPAAERGSGMVRRAEELAAKHGWFLPRQFQNPANPAYHRNTTAAEIQQDFAGRRLDAFVTGWGTGGTLTGVGEVLKVARPEVKIVVAEPAVASMLQDKPWSPHKIQGWTPDFVPDVLNRKIFDLDLTVEEVEARDTARRLAAEEGLFVGVSAGATVAAALKYAKDAEKGSVILAMLPDTGERYLSTFLFEGVEEGSDDAWLNGLS; encoded by the coding sequence ATGATCCACGACAGCATCCTCGACACCATCGGCCGTACCCCGGTGGTGCGCTTGCATCGCATCGCTCCCTCTCACGTCACGCTCTATGCGAAGGTGGAATCGTTCAATCCCGGCGGATCGGTGAAGGACCGCCTGGCCATCGCCGTCATCCTCGATGCGGAACAGAAGGGCCTGCTGATGCCCGGCGATACCGTGATCGAGGCCACCTCCGGGAATACCGGCGTCGCCCTCGCGATGGTCTGCGCGGCGAAGGGTTACAAGTTCGTCGCGACGATGGCCGACAGCTTCTCGGTGGAGCGCCGCAAGTTGATGCGCGCCTATGGCGCCAAGGTGATCCTCACGCCCGCGGCCGAGCGCGGCAGCGGCATGGTTCGACGCGCGGAGGAGCTTGCGGCGAAGCACGGCTGGTTCCTGCCCCGGCAGTTCCAGAACCCGGCGAACCCGGCCTACCACCGCAACACGACGGCCGCCGAGATCCAGCAGGACTTCGCCGGCCGCCGGCTCGATGCCTTCGTTACCGGGTGGGGAACGGGCGGTACGCTCACCGGCGTGGGCGAGGTGCTGAAGGTGGCGCGTCCGGAGGTCAAGATCGTGGTGGCCGAGCCGGCGGTGGCGTCGATGCTGCAGGACAAGCCCTGGTCGCCGCACAAGATCCAGGGTTGGACGCCGGACTTCGTGCCCGACGTGCTGAACCGGAAGATCTTCGACCTGGACCTGACCGTGGAGGAAGTGGAGGCGCGCGACACGGCACGCCGCCTTGCCGCCGAGGAAGGCCTGTTCGTCGGCGTATCCGCCGGCGCGACGGTGGCGGCGGCGCTCAAGTACGCCAAGGACGCGGAAAAGGGCAGCGTCATCCTCGCCATGCTCCCGGACACGGGCGAGCGTTACCTGTCGACCTTCTTGTTCGAAGGCGTGGAAGAGGGCTCCGACGACGCCTGGCTGAACGGCTTGTCCTGA
- a CDS encoding VIT1/CCC1 transporter family protein, whose translation MRIRHRERHRLDRIGWLRAAVLGANDGILSTASLLVGVASAPQARPSDIMIAGVAGLVAGAMSMAAGEYVSVSSQADSEQAELARELHELREDPKGEHKELTEIYVRRGLDRELADRVAEQLMAHDALGAHARDELGLSVTTAARPLQAAAASAMSFASGAILPILAVLLSTRNLAVPVTVGVSLLGLAILGAASAGMAGASVPRGVARVLLWGALAMAFTAVVGRLFGVAA comes from the coding sequence TTGCGAATCCGCCACCGGGAACGCCATCGCCTCGACCGCATCGGCTGGCTTCGCGCCGCCGTGCTCGGCGCCAACGACGGCATCCTGTCCACGGCGAGTCTTCTGGTCGGCGTCGCCTCGGCACCGCAGGCGAGGCCATCCGACATCATGATCGCCGGCGTGGCGGGCCTCGTGGCGGGCGCCATGTCGATGGCGGCGGGCGAGTACGTCTCCGTGAGTTCGCAGGCCGACAGCGAGCAGGCCGAGCTGGCGCGCGAGTTGCACGAATTGCGCGAGGACCCGAAGGGCGAGCACAAGGAACTGACCGAGATCTACGTTCGCCGGGGACTGGATCGCGAGCTGGCCGATCGCGTGGCGGAGCAATTGATGGCCCACGACGCGCTCGGGGCCCATGCGCGCGACGAGCTGGGGCTGTCGGTCACGACGGCGGCACGTCCGCTGCAAGCCGCCGCCGCATCGGCGATGAGCTTCGCCAGCGGCGCGATCCTCCCGATCCTGGCGGTCCTCCTGTCGACAAGAAACCTGGCGGTGCCTGTCACCGTGGGTGTGTCGCTGCTGGGCCTGGCGATCCTCGGCGCGGCTTCCGCCGGCATGGCAGGGGCTTCGGTGCCGCGCGGCGTCGCGCGCGTATTGTTGTGGGGCGCGCTGGCCATGGCGTTTACCGCGGTGGTGGGGCGCCTGTTCGGCGTCGCCGCATAG
- a CDS encoding cation:proton antiporter, producing MNTTEMFLIAMAIILAVPYLIWRVGRTDYWAPLVVVQIVVGIVLGPGVLGKIFPDYYATVFAPPVIGALNGIAWWAVMVFVWLAGLELDLHEVWRRRRECGTTAALALAGPLIVGCAAAVGMLAWRGGWMGEAAEPWQFVLGVGMSCAVTALPILILLLEKLDVLREPLGMRVLRYASLDDVAIWGVLAIILLDWKRVGHQAAFLAGFAVAAWLFRRLMRRLKETDRWYVGLIWLAVCAYGADWSGLHYMVGAFLAGAIMDRDWFALEHVDTLRHNVLLVVMPVFFLSTGLRTNWSMGGTAVFIAAGVLLVASVGGKLAGVGLAGKLLGWRRGDAWTIGWLLQTKALIMIIFVNILLDRQVITSETFTALLLMAVASTMLTVPIVAPRLKQLV from the coding sequence ATGAATACGACCGAAATGTTCCTGATCGCGATGGCGATCATCCTTGCCGTGCCGTACCTGATCTGGCGCGTGGGTCGTACCGATTACTGGGCGCCGCTGGTGGTGGTGCAGATCGTGGTCGGCATCGTGCTGGGGCCCGGGGTGTTGGGCAAGATCTTTCCCGATTATTACGCCACGGTGTTCGCCCCGCCCGTCATCGGCGCACTCAACGGCATCGCCTGGTGGGCCGTGATGGTGTTCGTATGGCTCGCGGGGCTCGAACTGGACCTGCACGAGGTATGGCGGCGCCGCCGCGAGTGCGGGACCACCGCCGCCCTGGCCCTGGCCGGACCGCTGATCGTCGGCTGCGCCGCCGCGGTGGGCATGCTCGCCTGGCGCGGCGGCTGGATGGGCGAGGCCGCCGAGCCATGGCAGTTCGTGCTCGGCGTGGGCATGTCGTGTGCGGTGACCGCGCTCCCCATCCTCATCCTCCTGCTGGAAAAACTCGACGTCCTGCGCGAACCGTTGGGCATGCGCGTGCTGCGTTACGCCAGCCTCGACGACGTGGCGATCTGGGGCGTCCTCGCCATCATCCTGCTCGACTGGAAGCGCGTGGGTCACCAGGCCGCCTTCCTCGCCGGTTTCGCGGTCGCGGCCTGGCTCTTCCGCCGGCTGATGCGGCGGTTGAAGGAAACCGACCGCTGGTATGTCGGGCTCATATGGCTGGCGGTCTGCGCGTACGGCGCCGACTGGTCGGGCCTGCACTACATGGTGGGTGCCTTCCTCGCCGGCGCGATCATGGACCGCGACTGGTTCGCGCTGGAGCACGTGGACACGCTGCGTCACAACGTGCTGCTGGTCGTGATGCCGGTCTTCTTCCTCTCCACGGGCCTGCGCACGAACTGGTCGATGGGCGGGACGGCGGTATTCATCGCCGCGGGGGTGTTGCTCGTCGCGTCCGTAGGGGGCAAGCTCGCGGGAGTCGGCCTGGCCGGCAAGCTTCTCGGCTGGCGCCGCGGCGATGCCTGGACTATCGGCTGGCTGTTGCAGACCAAGGCGCTGATCATGATCATCTTCGTCAACATCCTGCTCGACCGGCAGGTGATCACCAGCGAAACCTTCACCGCGCTGCTGCTTATGGCCGTGGCGAGCACGATGCTTACGGTGCCCATCGTGGCACCGCGCCTGAAACAACTGGTCTGA
- the folE gene encoding GTP cyclohydrolase I FolE has translation MSDDAKSRPVSREQAEEAVRTLLLWAGDDPKREGLLDTPKRVVKAYSDWFRGYDEDPAEYLRRTFQEVEGYDEMIVLRDIEFESHCEHHMAPIIGRAHVGYVPTDRVVGISKLARVVDGFARRFQVQEKLTAQIAHCIEDTLHPRGVGVVIEASHECMTTRGVHKRGVSMITSQMLGSFREDPRTRGEFLRFVGVDRR, from the coding sequence ATGAGCGACGACGCCAAGTCCCGTCCGGTCAGCCGCGAACAGGCCGAGGAGGCCGTGCGCACGCTGCTTCTGTGGGCGGGCGACGATCCGAAGCGCGAAGGCCTGCTCGACACCCCCAAGCGCGTGGTGAAGGCCTACTCGGACTGGTTCAGGGGCTATGACGAAGACCCGGCCGAGTACCTGCGGCGCACCTTCCAGGAAGTGGAGGGCTACGACGAGATGATCGTGCTGCGCGACATCGAGTTCGAAAGCCACTGCGAACACCACATGGCACCGATCATCGGCCGTGCCCATGTGGGCTACGTGCCCACCGATCGCGTGGTCGGCATCAGCAAGCTGGCCCGCGTGGTGGACGGCTTCGCCCGCCGTTTCCAGGTACAGGAAAAGCTCACCGCGCAGATCGCCCACTGCATCGAGGACACGCTGCACCCGCGCGGCGTCGGCGTGGTGATCGAGGCCAGCCACGAATGCATGACCACGCGCGGCGTGCACAAGCGCGGCGTGTCGATGATCACCAGCCAGATGCTCGGCAGCTTCCGCGAGGACCCGCGCACTCGCGGCGAGTTCCTCCGCTTCGTCGGCGTCGACCGCCGTTAG